In Streptomyces sp. NBC_00704, a genomic segment contains:
- a CDS encoding LCP family protein, whose protein sequence is MPVTPSRFPRRLHPRRPAPRAPARRGRPRWAVRAATTLSVVLLAAAGIGHSVISSLDAGIARVDPFKDMKNRPRAGHGMNVLLVGTDGRDRITPEERRRYRLGGAPCHCTDTIMIVHISADRERASVVSLPRDSYALTPPHTDQVTGKEHGGHPVRLNAAYAEGGPQLTVRTVENMTHVKIDHYLEVDFTSFMKTVDVLGGVPICTALPLKDAYTGLDLAPGRHVLQGGEALQFVRSRHADASSDLGRMKRQQRFMAALVDRATSSGVLLNPLRFRDVTRAVLGSVRADRGFGADELLDLGRAMRSFSPASSEFATVPIGRMGYLVKGIGSTLKWDPVKSARLFASLRDDEPLAATARASGSRAVRVPVAPQQIRVQVENGTRTPGLGRRVDAALAAAGFRATRQPVAAAGPALRRTVVAYDPRWDRSAKSLAAALPGSELRAVPGLGPTLKVIAGADFRQVRRVRAADAEQGGFGVVRGDEVGCAQGSP, encoded by the coding sequence ATGCCCGTCACCCCGTCCCGGTTCCCGCGCCGCCTCCACCCGCGGCGCCCCGCGCCGCGCGCCCCCGCCCGACGCGGGCGGCCCCGCTGGGCCGTGCGGGCGGCGACCACGCTGTCCGTGGTGCTCCTCGCGGCCGCCGGCATCGGTCACTCGGTGATCAGCAGCCTCGACGCGGGCATCGCCCGGGTCGACCCCTTCAAGGACATGAAGAACCGTCCGCGCGCCGGTCACGGCATGAACGTGCTGCTGGTCGGCACCGACGGCCGCGACCGGATCACCCCGGAGGAACGCCGCCGGTACCGCCTGGGCGGAGCCCCCTGCCACTGCACCGACACCATCATGATCGTGCACATCTCGGCGGACCGGGAGCGGGCGAGCGTGGTCAGCCTCCCGCGCGACTCCTACGCCCTGACGCCCCCGCACACCGACCAGGTGACGGGCAAGGAGCACGGCGGCCACCCCGTCAGGCTCAACGCGGCGTACGCGGAGGGCGGCCCGCAGCTCACCGTCCGCACGGTCGAGAACATGACGCACGTGAAGATCGACCACTACCTGGAGGTCGACTTCACCAGCTTCATGAAGACGGTGGACGTCCTCGGCGGCGTGCCCATCTGCACGGCCCTGCCCCTGAAGGACGCATACACGGGCCTGGACCTGGCGCCGGGCCGGCACGTCCTCCAGGGCGGCGAGGCGCTGCAGTTCGTGCGCTCCCGGCACGCGGACGCCTCCTCCGACCTGGGCAGGATGAAGCGCCAGCAGCGGTTCATGGCGGCCCTGGTGGACCGGGCGACGTCCTCCGGGGTCCTGCTGAACCCGCTGCGGTTCCGCGACGTCACGCGGGCCGTGCTCGGCTCGGTGCGGGCGGACCGGGGCTTCGGCGCCGACGAACTGCTCGACCTCGGGCGCGCGATGCGCTCCTTCTCCCCCGCCTCCTCGGAGTTCGCCACCGTGCCCATCGGCCGGATGGGATACCTGGTGAAGGGGATCGGCTCGACGCTGAAGTGGGACCCGGTGAAGTCGGCCCGCCTGTTCGCGTCCCTGCGCGACGACGAGCCCCTCGCGGCGACGGCCCGCGCGAGCGGCAGCCGGGCCGTGCGGGTGCCGGTGGCTCCGCAGCAGATCCGGGTGCAGGTCGAGAACGGCACCCGCACGCCGGGCCTCGGACGGCGGGTGGACGCGGCGCTGGCGGCGGCGGGCTTTCGCGCGACCCGGCAGCCGGTCGCCGCGGCCGGCCCCGCCCTACGGCGCACGGTCGTCGCCTACGACCCCCGCTGGGACCGCTCCGCGAAGTCCCTGGCGGCCGCCCTGCCCGGCAGCGAGCTGCGCGCCGTCCCCGGCCTGGGGCCGACCCTGAAGGTGATCGCGGGCGCGGACTTCCGGCAGGTGCGCCGGGTGCGGGCGGCGGACGCGGAACAGGGCGGGTTCGGGGTCGTCCGGGGCGACGAGGTGGGGTGCGCCCAGGGGAGCCCGTGA
- a CDS encoding VOC family protein — MALAELGQIVLDCPDPRALAGFYAEVLGGTVEGDGDWVNVKTPDGRSLAFQAAPGFVAPEWPAPERSQQFHLDLTVADLDAAERGVLALGAKPLDAQDHSRGWRVYADPAGHPFCLCRC, encoded by the coding sequence ATGGCACTCGCCGAGCTGGGCCAGATCGTTCTGGACTGTCCCGACCCGCGCGCACTGGCCGGGTTCTACGCCGAGGTGCTGGGCGGCACCGTCGAGGGCGACGGGGACTGGGTGAACGTGAAGACGCCCGACGGCCGGTCGCTGGCCTTCCAGGCCGCCCCCGGTTTCGTCGCGCCCGAGTGGCCCGCGCCGGAGCGGTCGCAGCAGTTCCACCTCGACCTGACCGTCGCCGACCTGGACGCCGCCGAGCGGGGCGTGCTCGCGCTGGGCGCGAAGCCGCTGGACGCGCAGGACCACTCGCGCGGCTGGCGTGTGTACGCCGACCCCGCTGGGCACCCGTTCTGCCTGTGCCGCTGCTGA
- a CDS encoding VOC family protein, whose product MPPVARFRSVVLDCPDPRALAAFYAAVLGGTPEAEDGADDWFVLYVPGGPRIAFQQVEGYTPPEWPRADRNPQQFHLDLDGGATWEEMDEAHARVLKLGARPLDLEDREKKDFMVYADPAGHPFCLCRVEQAPA is encoded by the coding sequence ATGCCGCCCGTCGCCCGCTTCCGCTCCGTCGTCCTCGACTGTCCTGATCCGCGCGCGCTCGCCGCGTTCTACGCGGCGGTCCTCGGCGGCACGCCCGAGGCCGAGGACGGGGCGGACGACTGGTTCGTGCTGTATGTGCCCGGCGGTCCCCGGATCGCGTTCCAGCAGGTGGAGGGGTACACCCCGCCCGAGTGGCCGCGCGCCGACCGCAACCCCCAGCAGTTCCACCTCGACCTGGACGGCGGCGCCACCTGGGAGGAGATGGACGAGGCCCACGCGCGCGTGCTGAAGCTGGGCGCGCGCCCGCTCGACCTGGAGGACCGGGAGAAGAAGGACTTCATGGTGTACGCCGACCCGGCCGGCCATCCCTTCTGCCTGTGCCGCGTGGAACAGGCCCCGGCCTGA
- a CDS encoding acyl-CoA thioesterase: MTDQVTAADSGSTPDIPGKPTSASRTTLSHIMTHADTNLLGTVHGGVIMKLVDDAAGAVAGRHSGGPAVTASMDEMAFLEPVRVGDLVHVKAQVNWTGRTSMEVGVRVLAERWNESAPATQVGSAYLVFAAVDADGKPRAVPPVLPETERDERRYQEAQIRRTHRLARRRAIMELRERRVAEGFED, encoded by the coding sequence ATGACAGACCAGGTCACCGCGGCGGACTCGGGCAGCACCCCGGACATCCCGGGCAAGCCCACATCCGCGTCCCGCACCACCCTCAGCCACATCATGACCCACGCCGACACCAACCTGCTGGGGACGGTGCACGGCGGCGTGATCATGAAACTCGTCGACGACGCGGCGGGCGCGGTGGCCGGCCGGCACAGCGGCGGCCCCGCCGTCACCGCGTCCATGGACGAGATGGCGTTCCTCGAGCCGGTCCGCGTCGGCGACCTCGTCCATGTGAAGGCGCAGGTCAACTGGACCGGCCGGACCTCGATGGAGGTCGGGGTGCGGGTGCTGGCCGAGCGCTGGAACGAGTCCGCTCCCGCGACCCAGGTCGGCTCGGCCTACCTGGTCTTCGCCGCCGTCGACGCCGACGGCAAGCCGCGCGCCGTCCCGCCGGTCCTCCCGGAGACCGAGCGTGACGAACGCCGCTACCAGGAGGCCCAGATCCGCCGCACCCACCGCCTGGCCCGCCGCCGGGCGATCATGGAGCTGCGCGAACGCCGGGTGGCCGAGGGCTTCGAGGACTGA
- a CDS encoding LCP family protein, with amino-acid sequence MNDWPEGWSDRDRGNRYGSGSAGAQPESARVMRQVRRGPAAPPQGAGVPQQPSYVNGQGYGDYTDARQTGYDSGYNTGEVYGGGGDSGGPGDVGSRAPRPAPNWRRRIKWTAISLVTVLVVTSVATYFWADGKLRREVDLSKVIDRPEGGDGTNYLIVGSDSRDGMSAEEKKKLHTGSAEGKRTDSMMILHVGSGGDTLVSLPRDSDVELPSFVGSESGKTYKGTGRHIKLNAAYATDGPELLVRTIEFNTGLRIDHYVEIGFAGFASIVDAVGGVEITIDKAFKDKYSGADFQAGKQKLNGEEALAFVRTRHAFAASDLQRTKNQQKFLAALAHEVATPGTVLNPFKLYPTMSAGLDSLIVDKDMGLYDLGSMFFAMKGVNGGDGTSLNMPISGSSGGNLVWDKAKVKQLVSELNNDEKVTVSGN; translated from the coding sequence ATGAACGATTGGCCCGAGGGATGGTCCGACAGGGACCGCGGCAACCGGTACGGCAGCGGCAGCGCCGGCGCGCAGCCCGAGAGCGCTCGCGTCATGCGGCAGGTCCGCCGCGGCCCGGCCGCGCCGCCGCAGGGCGCCGGCGTCCCGCAGCAGCCGTCGTACGTCAACGGCCAGGGATACGGCGACTACACCGACGCCCGGCAGACCGGATACGACAGCGGCTACAACACGGGCGAGGTCTACGGGGGCGGCGGCGACTCGGGCGGGCCCGGCGACGTCGGCTCGCGCGCCCCGCGTCCCGCGCCGAACTGGCGCCGCCGCATCAAGTGGACGGCGATCAGCCTGGTCACCGTGCTCGTCGTGACGAGCGTCGCCACCTACTTCTGGGCCGACGGCAAGCTCCGGCGCGAGGTCGACCTGTCGAAGGTGATCGACCGGCCCGAGGGCGGCGACGGCACGAACTACCTGATCGTCGGCTCCGACAGCCGTGACGGCATGTCCGCCGAGGAGAAGAAGAAGCTGCACACCGGCTCCGCCGAGGGCAAGCGCACCGACTCGATGATGATCCTGCACGTCGGGTCGGGCGGCGACACCCTGGTCTCGCTGCCGCGCGACTCGGACGTCGAGCTGCCGTCGTTCGTCGGCTCCGAGTCCGGCAAGACGTACAAGGGCACCGGCCGGCACATCAAGCTGAACGCCGCGTACGCCACGGACGGTCCCGAGCTGCTGGTGCGCACGATCGAGTTCAACACCGGCCTGCGCATCGACCACTACGTGGAGATCGGCTTCGCCGGCTTCGCGAGCATCGTGGACGCGGTCGGCGGCGTCGAGATCACCATCGACAAGGCCTTCAAGGACAAGTACTCGGGCGCCGACTTCCAGGCGGGCAAGCAGAAGCTGAACGGCGAGGAGGCGCTGGCCTTCGTCCGGACCCGGCACGCGTTCGCCGCGTCCGACCTCCAGCGCACCAAGAACCAGCAGAAGTTCCTCGCGGCCCTCGCCCACGAGGTGGCGACCCCCGGCACGGTCCTGAACCCCTTCAAGCTCTACCCGACGATGAGCGCGGGCCTGGACTCCCTCATCGTCGACAAGGACATGGGGCTGTACGACCTGGGGTCCATGTTCTTCGCGATGAAGGGCGTCAACGGCGGCGACGGCACCTCGCTGAACATGCCGATCTCCGGTTCCAGCGGCGGCAACCTCGTCTGGGACAAGGCGAAGGTGAAGCAGCTGGTGAGCGAGTTGAACAACGACGAGAAGGTCACCGTCTCCGGCAACTGA
- a CDS encoding SRPBCC family protein, giving the protein MLRLRRVLPAAPPAVFRALTDPAELARWWGPAGFTIPDARGDPEPGGAYRITMRPPEGPEFHLAGEYLAVDPPRLLRCTFRWEEPDPEDRETVVTLTLRARPGDETELVLTQEGFATERRRALHEEGWGEALGKLAALLAPP; this is encoded by the coding sequence GTGCTGCGACTTCGGCGGGTGCTGCCCGCCGCGCCGCCGGCCGTGTTCCGGGCCCTGACCGACCCGGCGGAGCTGGCCCGCTGGTGGGGACCCGCCGGGTTCACGATCCCCGACGCGCGCGGTGACCCGGAACCCGGCGGCGCCTACCGCATCACGATGCGGCCGCCCGAAGGGCCGGAGTTCCACCTCGCCGGGGAGTACCTCGCCGTCGACCCCCCGCGGCTGCTGCGCTGCACCTTCCGCTGGGAGGAACCCGACCCCGAGGACCGTGAGACGGTCGTCACGCTGACCCTGCGCGCCCGGCCCGGCGACGAGACCGAGCTGGTGCTGACCCAGGAGGGCTTCGCCACCGAGCGGCGGCGCGCACTGCACGAGGAGGGCTGGGGCGAGGCCCTCGGCAAGCTGGCGGCCCTGCTCGCGCCGCCCTGA
- a CDS encoding LCP family protein: protein MTGSSGVRGNVSATQDAVSATTGDATSSAGREPGDTAASEGDGRRGGGRRSGRETDRRRRRRRALRWSATVLAVVILGGAGAGYLYYEHLNANIKHDDLNIGDAKDRAAGTRANSAGETALNILLIGSDARDTEANQKLGGAKYDFGGPPLADVQMLLHVSADRSNMSVVSMPRDTLLDIPKCTDPDDGKSYPALRHEMTNASLSRGGPGCTVATWEKLTDIHIDHFMMIDFAGVVSMADAIGGVPVCVDANVHSHTSTGKGSGLKLEKGTHPVKGEQALQWLRTRYGFEDDTDLARAKAQHMYMNSMVRELRASAKLTNPNKLRKLAEAATKAITVDDGLDTIGKMYDLAGELQKVPTDRITMTTMPNRYQGERVVPTDDAGQLFRLVREDIALDGKDARKATAAPSPTAVADPAAASGDIAVQVHNGTSTDAERAVRGRATAVKDALAGKGFAKAVADASPATAVAKTVVSYPSADLQGDALAVAKALGIPAGQVKKSTEVSGVTVVVGADWRSGTAYKAPVKNDRTPDTAGAINASDTGQCMHVDPDYTW, encoded by the coding sequence ATGACGGGGAGCAGCGGGGTGCGGGGGAACGTTTCCGCGACACAGGACGCGGTGTCCGCGACGACCGGGGACGCGACGTCTTCGGCCGGGCGGGAACCGGGCGACACGGCCGCGTCCGAGGGGGACGGCAGACGCGGCGGCGGACGGCGCAGCGGCCGGGAGACGGACCGCAGACGCCGGCGTCGACGCGCGTTGCGCTGGTCGGCGACGGTGCTGGCGGTGGTCATACTCGGCGGCGCGGGGGCCGGATACCTCTACTACGAGCACCTCAACGCGAACATCAAGCACGACGACCTGAACATCGGCGACGCCAAGGACCGGGCGGCCGGCACCAGGGCCAACTCGGCCGGGGAGACCGCGCTGAACATCCTGCTGATCGGGTCGGACGCGCGGGACACCGAGGCCAACCAGAAGCTGGGCGGCGCCAAGTACGACTTCGGCGGCCCCCCGCTCGCGGACGTCCAGATGCTGCTGCACGTCTCGGCGGACCGCAGCAACATGTCGGTGGTGAGCATGCCGCGTGACACGCTGCTGGACATCCCCAAGTGCACCGACCCCGACGACGGCAAGAGCTACCCGGCGCTGCGGCACGAGATGACGAACGCCTCGCTCAGCCGGGGCGGCCCGGGCTGCACGGTGGCCACCTGGGAGAAGCTCACCGACATCCACATCGACCACTTCATGATGATCGACTTCGCCGGCGTCGTCTCCATGGCGGACGCGATCGGCGGCGTCCCGGTCTGCGTGGACGCCAACGTCCACTCGCACACCAGCACCGGCAAGGGCTCCGGCCTGAAGCTGGAGAAGGGCACGCACCCCGTCAAGGGCGAGCAGGCCCTCCAGTGGCTGCGCACCCGCTACGGCTTCGAGGACGACACCGACCTCGCCCGCGCCAAGGCGCAGCACATGTACATGAACTCGATGGTCCGCGAGCTGCGCGCCAGCGCCAAGCTGACCAACCCGAACAAGCTGCGCAAGCTCGCCGAGGCGGCCACCAAGGCGATCACGGTCGACGACGGCCTGGACACCATCGGCAAGATGTACGACCTGGCGGGCGAGCTGCAGAAGGTGCCCACCGACCGCATCACGATGACGACGATGCCCAACCGCTACCAGGGCGAGCGGGTGGTGCCCACCGACGACGCCGGTCAGCTCTTCCGGCTGGTGCGCGAGGACATCGCCCTGGACGGCAAGGACGCCCGCAAGGCGACGGCCGCGCCCTCCCCGACGGCGGTCGCCGACCCGGCGGCCGCGAGCGGCGACATCGCCGTGCAGGTGCACAACGGCACGTCCACCGACGCGGAGCGCGCGGTCCGCGGGCGGGCCACGGCGGTGAAGGACGCGCTGGCCGGCAAGGGCTTCGCCAAGGCCGTCGCGGACGCCTCGCCGGCCACGGCCGTGGCGAAGACGGTGGTCAGCTACCCGAGCGCCGACCTCCAGGGCGACGCGCTGGCGGTCGCCAAGGCCCTCGGCATCCCGGCGGGCCAGGTCAAGAAGTCCACCGAGGTCTCCGGCGTCACGGTCGTCGTCGGCGCGGACTGGCGCTCGGGGACGGCGTACAAGGCGCCGGTGAAGAACGACAGGACGCCCGACACGGCCGGCGCGATCAACGCCTCCGACACCGGGCAGTGCATGCACGTCGACCCGGACTACACCTGGTAG
- a CDS encoding UDP-glucose dehydrogenase family protein, with translation MALKITVIGTGYLGATHAAAMAELGFEVLALDVVREKIEMLERGETPMYEPGLEELLRRHVAGFEGSSGRLRFTQDWAEVGAFGDVHFVCVNTPQKHGEYACDMSYVESALASLAPHLTRPALVVGKSTVPVGSADRLARVIAGLAPAGEDAELAWNPEFLREGFAVQDTLHPDRIVVGVRSERAEALLRQVYETPVGEGTPFVVTDFPTAELVKTSANSFLATKISFINAMAEVCEAADGDVAKLAEAIGYDDRIGKKFLRAGIGFGGGCLPKDIRAFMARAGELGADQALTFLREIDSINMRQRGRMVELARQELGGGSFLGKRIAVLGATFKPDSDDVRDSPALNVAGQIHLQGGQVTVYDPKGMENARRLFPTLGYAGSALDAVRGADAVLHLTEWREFRDLDPAALGEVAATRLILDGRNALDPQLWRKSGWTYRAMGRPTA, from the coding sequence ATGGCCCTCAAGATCACCGTGATCGGCACCGGCTATCTCGGCGCCACGCACGCCGCGGCCATGGCCGAGCTGGGCTTCGAGGTGCTCGCGCTCGACGTCGTCCGCGAGAAGATCGAGATGCTCGAACGCGGTGAGACGCCCATGTACGAGCCGGGGCTGGAGGAGCTGCTGCGCCGGCACGTCGCCGGTTTCGAGGGGTCGAGCGGGCGGTTGCGGTTCACCCAGGACTGGGCCGAGGTGGGGGCGTTCGGCGACGTCCACTTCGTCTGCGTCAACACACCCCAGAAGCACGGCGAGTACGCGTGCGACATGTCGTACGTCGAGTCCGCCCTCGCCTCCCTCGCCCCGCATCTGACGCGGCCCGCGCTGGTCGTCGGCAAGTCGACGGTGCCGGTGGGCTCCGCGGACCGGCTGGCGCGCGTGATCGCCGGTCTCGCGCCGGCCGGCGAGGACGCCGAGCTGGCCTGGAACCCGGAGTTCCTGCGCGAGGGGTTCGCGGTGCAGGACACGCTGCACCCGGACCGGATCGTGGTCGGGGTGCGCAGCGAGCGGGCCGAGGCGCTGCTGCGTCAGGTGTACGAGACGCCGGTCGGGGAGGGCACCCCGTTCGTGGTGACGGACTTTCCCACGGCGGAGCTGGTGAAGACGTCCGCCAACTCCTTCCTCGCGACCAAGATCTCGTTCATCAACGCCATGGCGGAGGTGTGCGAGGCCGCCGACGGCGACGTGGCCAAGCTGGCCGAGGCGATCGGTTACGACGACCGGATCGGCAAGAAGTTCCTGCGTGCGGGGATCGGGTTCGGGGGCGGCTGTCTGCCGAAGGACATCCGCGCGTTCATGGCGCGGGCCGGTGAGCTGGGGGCCGACCAGGCGCTGACCTTCCTGCGCGAGATCGACTCGATCAACATGCGCCAGCGCGGACGGATGGTCGAGCTGGCGCGGCAGGAGCTGGGGGGCGGGTCCTTCCTGGGCAAGCGGATCGCCGTGCTGGGCGCCACCTTCAAGCCGGACTCGGACGACGTGCGCGACTCGCCGGCGCTGAACGTCGCCGGGCAGATCCATCTGCAGGGCGGCCAGGTCACCGTGTACGACCCGAAGGGGATGGAGAACGCGCGCCGGCTCTTCCCGACCCTGGGCTACGCCGGCTCGGCGCTGGACGCCGTCCGGGGCGCCGACGCGGTGCTGCATCTGACGGAGTGGCGGGAGTTCCGGGACCTGGATCCGGCGGCGCTCGGCGAGGTCGCGGCGACCCGGCTGATCCTGGACGGACGCAACGCGCTGGATCCGCAGCTGTGGCGCAAGTCGGGCTGGACCTACCGGGCCATGGGCCGCCCGACGGCGTAG
- a CDS encoding CGNR zinc finger domain-containing protein, with amino-acid sequence MSDRSAAPGALALVESLVNTLDVASGADALDTAQGRERFGLAEDEVEQARTLRESLRAALLAHAGHPPHRAVTPLGDLLAAAPLVVAVDEHDGSARLAPPGPADGAPLLSRTAAAVAQALVDGTWTRLKACEAATCHWAYYDRSPAGRGRWCSMQVCGARAKMRRYRAK; translated from the coding sequence ATGAGCGACAGATCGGCCGCCCCCGGAGCCCTCGCCCTGGTGGAGTCCCTGGTCAACACGCTGGACGTCGCGTCCGGCGCGGACGCCCTGGACACCGCGCAGGGACGCGAGCGGTTCGGGCTGGCCGAGGACGAGGTGGAGCAGGCCCGCACCCTGCGGGAATCCCTGAGAGCCGCCCTGCTGGCACACGCCGGGCACCCGCCGCACCGCGCGGTGACACCGCTGGGCGACCTGCTGGCGGCCGCGCCCCTCGTGGTAGCCGTCGACGAACACGACGGCTCCGCCCGCCTCGCGCCCCCCGGCCCCGCCGACGGCGCCCCACTGCTGTCCCGCACGGCGGCCGCCGTCGCCCAGGCGCTGGTCGACGGCACCTGGACCCGGCTGAAGGCCTGCGAGGCGGCGACCTGCCACTGGGCCTACTACGACCGCAGCCCGGCCGGCCGGGGCCGCTGGTGCTCGATGCAGGTGTGCGGTGCGCGCGCCAAGATGCGCCGCTACCGGGCGAAGTAG
- a CDS encoding glycosyltransferase family 2 protein, translating to MNAKPDVRLPAVSVIMPVLNEERHLRGAVQAILAQEYAGEMEVVIAIGPSTDRTDEIAAQLVAEDPRVHTVPNPTGRTPAALNAAIRASRHPVVVRVDGHGMLSPNYIATAVRLLEETGAQNVGGIMHAEGENDWEHAVAAAMTSKIGVGNAAFHTGGQAGPAETVYLGVFRREALEQQGGYNEEFIRAQDWELNFRIREAGGLIWFSPELKVSYRPRPSVRALAKQYKDYGRWRHVVARYHEGSINLRYLAPPAAVCAIAAGIVVGATLTPLGFVIPAGYLAAIAAGSLPAGRGLPAKARLQIPVALATMHMSWGLGFLTSPKALARKVIASRRPAVLSDAR from the coding sequence ATGAACGCCAAGCCCGACGTGCGGCTCCCCGCAGTGTCCGTCATCATGCCCGTCCTCAATGAGGAGCGGCATCTGCGCGGAGCCGTCCAAGCGATCCTCGCGCAGGAGTACGCCGGCGAGATGGAGGTCGTGATCGCCATCGGTCCGTCCACGGACCGTACGGACGAGATCGCGGCTCAGCTCGTGGCCGAAGACCCGCGCGTGCACACGGTCCCCAACCCCACCGGTCGTACGCCCGCCGCCCTCAACGCCGCGATCAGGGCCTCGCGCCATCCGGTCGTCGTCCGCGTCGACGGGCACGGCATGCTCTCGCCGAACTACATCGCCACCGCCGTGCGGCTCCTGGAGGAGACCGGCGCGCAGAACGTCGGCGGCATCATGCACGCCGAGGGCGAGAACGACTGGGAGCACGCGGTCGCCGCGGCCATGACCTCGAAGATCGGGGTCGGCAACGCCGCCTTCCACACGGGAGGACAGGCCGGCCCGGCCGAGACGGTGTACCTCGGCGTCTTCCGGCGCGAGGCGCTGGAGCAACAGGGCGGCTACAACGAGGAGTTCATCCGCGCCCAGGACTGGGAGCTGAACTTCCGGATCCGCGAGGCGGGCGGGCTGATCTGGTTCTCGCCCGAGCTGAAGGTGTCCTACCGGCCCCGCCCCAGCGTCAGGGCGCTCGCCAAGCAGTACAAGGACTACGGCCGTTGGCGGCACGTCGTCGCCCGCTACCACGAGGGCTCCATCAACCTGCGCTACCTCGCGCCGCCGGCCGCGGTGTGCGCGATCGCGGCCGGGATCGTGGTCGGCGCGACGCTCACCCCGCTGGGCTTCGTGATCCCGGCCGGGTACCTCGCGGCGATAGCGGCGGGCTCGCTGCCGGCCGGCCGCGGACTGCCGGCGAAGGCCCGGCTTCAGATCCCCGTCGCCCTGGCCACCATGCACATGTCGTGGGGCCTCGGCTTCCTGACCAGCCCGAAGGCGCTGGCCAGGAAGGTCATCGCGTCCCGGCGGCCCGCGGTCCTCAGCGACGCGCGCTGA
- a CDS encoding acyl-CoA dehydrogenase, with protein sequence MAGSADFDLYRPSEEHDMLRDAIRSLSEAKIAPFAAAVDEEARFPQEALDALVASDLHAVHVPEEYGGAGADALATVIVIEEVARVCVSSSLIPAVNKLGSLPVILSGSEDLKKKYLSPLAKGDAMFSYALSEPDAGSDAAGMKTKAVRDGDHWILNGVKRWITNAGVSDYYTVMAVTDPTKRSKGISAFVVEKSDEGVSFGAPEKKLGIKGSPTREVYFDNVRIPADRMIGEEGTGFATAMKTLDHTRITIAAQALGVAQGAFDYAKGYVQERKQFGKPIADFQGIQFMLADMAMKIEAARQLTYAAAAKSERLDSDLTFQGAAAKCFASDVAMEVTTDAVQLLGGYGYTRDYPVERMMRDAKITQIYEGTNQVQRIVMARNLP encoded by the coding sequence TTGGCCGGATCGGCTGACTTCGACCTGTACCGCCCGTCCGAGGAGCACGACATGCTCCGCGACGCCATCCGCTCACTGTCCGAGGCGAAGATCGCGCCGTTCGCGGCCGCGGTGGACGAGGAGGCCCGCTTCCCCCAGGAGGCGCTGGACGCGCTGGTGGCGAGCGACCTGCACGCCGTGCACGTCCCCGAGGAGTACGGCGGCGCCGGCGCCGACGCCCTCGCGACGGTCATCGTGATCGAGGAGGTGGCCCGCGTCTGCGTGTCCTCCTCCCTCATCCCCGCGGTGAACAAGCTGGGCTCGCTCCCGGTGATCCTCTCCGGCTCCGAGGACCTGAAGAAGAAGTACCTGTCGCCGCTCGCCAAGGGCGACGCCATGTTCTCGTACGCCCTCTCCGAGCCGGACGCGGGCTCGGACGCGGCCGGCATGAAGACGAAGGCCGTCCGCGACGGCGACCACTGGATCCTCAACGGCGTGAAGCGCTGGATCACCAACGCCGGCGTCAGCGACTACTACACGGTCATGGCCGTGACCGACCCCACGAAGCGCTCCAAGGGAATCTCCGCGTTCGTCGTCGAGAAGTCCGACGAGGGCGTCTCCTTCGGCGCCCCGGAGAAGAAGCTGGGCATCAAGGGCTCCCCGACCCGCGAGGTCTACTTCGACAACGTCCGCATCCCGGCCGACCGCATGATCGGCGAGGAGGGCACGGGCTTCGCGACCGCCATGAAGACCCTGGACCACACCCGCATCACCATCGCGGCCCAGGCCCTCGGCGTCGCCCAGGGCGCCTTCGACTACGCCAAGGGCTACGTCCAGGAGCGCAAGCAGTTCGGCAAGCCGATCGCCGACTTCCAGGGCATCCAGTTCATGCTCGCCGACATGGCCATGAAGATCGAGGCCGCGCGCCAGCTCACCTACGCGGCGGCGGCCAAGTCCGAGCGCCTCGACTCCGACCTCACCTTCCAGGGCGCGGCCGCCAAGTGCTTCGCCTCGGACGTGGCCATGGAGGTCACCACCGACGCCGTCCAGCTCCTCGGCGGCTACGGCTACACCCGCGACTACCCGGTCGAGCGCATGATGCGCGATGCCAAGATCACGCAGATTTACGAGGGCACGAACCAGGTCCAGCGGATCGTGATGGCGAGGAACCTTCCCTAA